One region of Miscanthus floridulus cultivar M001 chromosome 19, ASM1932011v1, whole genome shotgun sequence genomic DNA includes:
- the LOC136529582 gene encoding ethylene-responsive transcription factor ABR1-like, which translates to MEGGGSIIELARKAAALARTEQAARLAAMRPVRNYRGVQQRKNRYYSVIRNIHTRRLVWLGSYKTPEEAAYAWDAAARVTRGHWAKPNFPEPAWARAAPAPEEVSTELVLALSTPAAPVRRREPSAAVAAQVSFDNWLLSASAAAEEPQRQQRAPAVVPPHQQQGTAPALPAFTQFFHLSGPATAAAAANGGAAVVNPSNPGACVLTPQNVQMPPTNPASTVLSSTEPIVLASQFLPAAAPTHHRELPVSQAGVSDLAVVGDNFTHDGASTSAAAPPVPRLTPKDLLLQIGLPGRGGPGGAQ; encoded by the coding sequence ATGGAAGGCGGCGGAAGCATCATCGAGCTCGCGAGGAAGGCGGCGGCCTTGGCGAGGACCGAGCAAGCGGCGCGGCTGGCGGCCATGCGTCCGGTGCGGAACTACCGCGGCGTCCAGCAGCGCAAAAACAGGTATTACTCCGTGATCCGGAACATCCACACCCGGCGCCTGGTGTGGCTCGGGTCGTACAAGACCCCCGAGGAGGCCGCGTACGCGTGGGACGCCGCCGCGAGGGTGACGCGCGGGCACTGGGCCAAGCCTAACTTCCCCGAGCCGGCCTGGGCGcgtgcggcgccggcgccggaggaGGTGTCCACGGAGCTCGTGCTCGCGCTGTCGACGCCCGCTGCGCCGGTGCGCCGCCGCGAGCCTTCTGCGGCGGTGGCGGCTCAGGTGTCCTTCGACAACTGGCTGCTGTCTGCGTCGGCGGCCGCGGAAGAGCCACAGCGTCAGCAGAGAGCACCGGCGGTGGTGCCCCCTCACCAGCAACAAGGCACGGCGCCGGCACTGCCAGCGTTCACACAGTTTTTCCACCTTTCAGGTCCTGCCACTGCTGCAGCCGCCGCCAATGGCGGCGCCGCTGTCGTCAATCCTTCCAACCCGGGCGCTTGTGTTTTGACACCGCAGAACGTGCAGATGCCGCCCACCAATCCGGCGAGCACCGTACTAAGCAGCACCGAGCCCATCGTCCTGGCCTCGCAGTTCCTTCCCGCTGCCGCCCCTACCCACCACCGAGAGCTGCCGGTGTCGCAGGCCGGCGTGTCTGATCTGGCCGTCGTCGGGGATAACTTCACCCACGACGGTGCGTCCACGTCTGCTGCAGCTCCTCCAGTGCCTCGGCTCACTCCCAAGGATCTGCTGCTCCAAATCGGCCTGCCTGGTCGCGGCGGCCCGGGTGGGGCGCAGTAA